From the Salipiger sp. CCB-MM3 genome, the window GCTTCGACGCGCGCATCCAGATGCGCTTCCGCTTCCCGATGCGGGTCGACAGCCTGCGCTCGGGCCTGTCCGGCTATCAGTATTACGACATCGCGCTGGAACTGATCGAGAATGACGGCGTGCGCCAGCGCGTCGTGCACCTCGATTATGTCTACAGCTCGACCTGCCCTTGCTCGCTGGAGCTTTCCGAGCATGCGCGCCAGTTCCGTGGCCAGCTTGCCACGCCGCACTCGCAGCGTTCGGTGGCGCGCGTGTCGGCGGTGCTGACCGACGACGAAGACTGGATGTGGTTCGAAGACCTCGTGGGGCTCTGCCGCTCTGCCGTGCCGACCGAGACGCAGGTCATGGTCAAGCGCGAGGACGAGCAGGCCTTCGCCGAGCTCAACGCCGCCAACCCGATCTTCGTCGAAGACGCGGCGCGGCTCTTTGCCGAGGCGCTGCAGGCCGATCCGCGGATCGGCGACTACCGCGTGCTTGCCAGCCATCAGGAAAGCCTGCACTCGCATGACGCGGTGGCGCTGCTGACCGAAGGGCCGACCTTTGCGCAGGCCAGCCTCGATCCGACGCTCTTCCCGAGCCTGATCCATCAGGGCTAAGCAGGGGCAGGGATAGGGGCGGCCGCGGGCCAAGGCTCCGCCGCTGCCGCTTTCCTGAGCAACAGCTTCGTGCCGCCGGTCACTCCGGCGGCATTTTTCTGCAATGCAGCAATTTCTGCCGGTGCGGAGGTGACGGGGAGTGGCCGCCGGACCATCTTGAAGGTGGAGGGCAACGCAACCCACCGGAGGTCTTGGCATGACCACGAGCACTGCAGCGGAAAACGTGATGATCGGCATGGGGCGCGGCTCGCTGCGCGCCCGGATCGACAGCTATTTCACCCAGCTTGGGCTTGGGGTGAACGCCGCCGGTCTGGCCCGTGCGCGGCTGCGCGAGATCATCGTGCTGGAAAGCCAGAGCGATGACCGGCTGGCCGAGTTGGGGCTCACCCGCGAGCAGATTTTGCCACATGTCTTCCGTGACCTTTTCGGCGACTGACCCTTGCCCAAGCGCGGCGCTTGACAGGGGGGCAGCGCCGGGCGAAGGCTCTGGCCATGTTCGACATCCGCCCCGTTGCCTATGTTCTCGGCCTGCTCGTCACGACGCTTGGCGCCTGCATGCTCGTACCGCTTCTGGTGGATATCGCCGAGGCGCGCGGCGAGTGGCATGTCTTTCTCGAAAGCGCGCTGCTGACCATGCTGACCGGCGGTCTGATCGCGCTGGCCTGCGCCAATGCCGGGCGGCAGGGGCTGACGCTGCAGCAGACCTTCCTGCTGACCGTCGGCGCTTGGGTGGTGCTGCCGCTCTTTGGTGGCATCCCCTTCATGCTGGGCGCCACCGAGGCGCGGCTGGTGGATGCGGTGTTCGAGGCCATGTCGGGCGTCACCACCACCGGCTCGACGGTGTTCACCGGGCTCGATGATCTGCCCAAGGGTATCTTGCTGTGGCGCGGCATGCTGCAATGGCTGGGCGGGGTGGGGATCATCGTCGTCGCCATGGTGTTCCTGCCCGAACTGCGGGTCGGCGGGATGCAGATCTTCCGGTCCGAGGCCT encodes:
- the folE2 gene encoding GTP cyclohydrolase FolE2, coding for MNVYSPVVDRDPNRDEAEAALAVLRKWTETAADNEITDLDPALLKLLGAAQDYPTFSRQYPEGFTVEPSYKDSLPDLQNGPSSLIRGENRRIQHVGISNFRLPISYRTKEGAPLTVETSVTGTVSLEADKKGINMSRIMRSFYTHAEKTFSFGVIEAALDDYKSDLESFDARIQMRFRFPMRVDSLRSGLSGYQYYDIALELIENDGVRQRVVHLDYVYSSTCPCSLELSEHARQFRGQLATPHSQRSVARVSAVLTDDEDWMWFEDLVGLCRSAVPTETQVMVKREDEQAFAELNAANPIFVEDAARLFAEALQADPRIGDYRVLASHQESLHSHDAVALLTEGPTFAQASLDPTLFPSLIHQG